The window GCCCAGAAGGTCTTAGGAAGACCACTACTGATTAATATAGTTCTGGCCATGTCTTCTCGAGTCCTATTTTTCCTTTTCACAATACCATTTTGCTGTGGTGTCCTAGGGGCAGAGATATGATCAATACCATTTCTAATGCAGAACTCAAGGAagttagcattttcaaattcaattCCATGGTCATATCTAATGCTAGCTACATGACTATTCATCTTTCTTTGCAGTTTCTTCACAAAAGTTACAAACATATCAAAAGTTTTATCTTTGGTTGCAAGAAATATAGTCCGGGTAAGTATAGAATAGTCATCAACAATTACAAACACATAcctctttcctcctctactttgaACTCCCATTGGTCCACATAAGTCCAAGTGAAGTAGTTCCACAGGTCGAGAGGTACTTACCACTTTTTTTAGATTTGAGTGTTGATCTGACCTGCTTACCTTTAACACATGcatcacaaactttatcttccttgaattTCGACTGGGCAGCCCAAGGACCAGGTCCTTGGAAATTCGCTTGTTCAGCATAGAGAAGCTAATATGCCCTAGTATTTTGTGACACAGAAAGGAGTTAGTATTTAGTGTACCAAGACATGAGAGTTCATTTTCATTTGAAGACATGATGTCagctttataaatattttatgcCTTTTTACTTTGAGAACTAGGTTTCCAGAGTTTTCATTGGTCACCATAGACTTCTTAGAAGTAAAAATGAACCCGGTTCCCTTTGTCAGACATTTGAGACACACTCAGCAAACTGTGATTCAATCCTTCGAAATAATACACATTATCTATAGCATGAGAGTAGGACTTACCAACCTTACCTATGCCGATTATGTTTCCCTTTTTTCCATTTCCAAAGGCCATACTCCCTCCTTAATAGGCTCTTAGTGAGAGGAAATTGTTTCTATTTTCGATCATGTGGCAGGAGCAAGCACTATCAACATACCACCAATTTTTTCTTCCTCTCACCTTAGCCTTAGGTTCTTTATCCTCATCAGCATCAGAGTCTGAATTTGCCATCAGTGCCAAGAAATCTTCTAATTTTGATTCAATATTCTCTTTAGCCATTAATGACTGATCCTTATCTTCACTTCcataatcatcatcatcagactCATCGGTTGAGGATGGTTGCATGGCAGCCATGGGTCTATACATAATTTTTTCCATTGCCTTATTTGACATTCTTCGTCCAGGAACCCGATCTTTATTTTGTTGCTTTCCCTTATCAAAATTATTCTTCTTCCACTCAAGTTCCCATAAGGGATAGTCTTTGATGAAATTGTCTTTCTTTTCACACTTGTAGCAACCATCagtgttgttattaatattgtcCTTCTCCACAGTCTTGGATTTTGATGAGCTACCTTTATTTAGGAACCCACCTTTCCTTATTGCTCGTTGGAAACGTCGGGTTACCAATTCCATATCATATTCTTCAATGTCCTATTTGTGGGTGGTCTTGAGCAACAGGTTCTTGATCTTGCGAGGTTCATAAGCTTGTTGGTCCAGGCAATCCTAATTGAGTTTTAGCTCATAGGTCTCCAGGTTTCCAATCATTGTCAAGAGTCATTGCATTCAGATTCCTAGCTTCAGTGATTGCATTCACCTTGCTGTCCCATGATGGGGGCAGTATGctaagaattttcctcacaatcTTGTTACGTAGAATAACTTCTGCATGCGATATTAATTCATTGATAATGGTAGTGAACCTACTAAGCATCTCCAGGATAGTTTTCCCCTCTTTCATCTTAAATAGTTCATATTGCCTAGTTAGCATGTCAACATTTGACTTCTTCACTTGAGAGGTACCTTCATGAGCACACTGCAGGGCATCCCATATAGCTTTTGCATCTCTGGAGGCAGATAGTATATTGTATTTATTAGGGCTAATTTCATAGATCAAAATCTTCTTAGCTTTGGAATTCTTTTGAACTCCTTTAACATCTTCTTTAAAGTATTTTTCTCTTGGCTTTGGTCCAGTGGGGATACCCTTGTCATCAAATAGCATTGGGATATCTGGTCCCTTCTTAACAATGTCCCATAGTTCTAGGTCTTCTCCTTTCATGAAATCACGCATCCTTTCCTTCCACCATCCATAGTATTTTCCATTGAACAGTGGTGACCTAACAGTTGATTGTCCTTCTTGAGCATCCGGTGGTTCATCCATTGTGGATCCTTTCAAGGTGTTAGCCTCTTATGAAAGAACcttctctgataccaattgaattTTAGACTACAATTAGACACAAAAGGGGGGTTGAATTGTGTCTTGCTTAATTTTCATGTTTTCAAAGAACCTGGTTTTTTGAACTATTTAAATAGACACAAACAAGAATAGTTGCAGAAGAGTAATCAAcatagagatttttacgtggaaaaccttCTTGATCAAGGGAGTAAAAACCACGACATACCTAGTAGGATTTTCCTCAAATATCCACTAACTTCAAAGAGCAGTTTTAGGTTACAACTTAATAACTAAGGGACTAACTTTAGTACCCTAACCCCTAAAATCAACCTAATTGTAGCAACCCTTTTCCAGACTAACTATACTCCAGAAAGCTAACAAAAAAATGTCTCAACAATAACCTATTATTATATTTCTATGAAAGCAAATATGTTACATAACAAAAGACTCAACCAAATAACCAAAGAACTCGAGCAACTTCATCTTCAAGAACCTGCTCTTCAATTTATTGAGTTGAATCTTCAGAAGTACCTTATTTCTTTGCTTGCTATTGTCAGAAGTATTCTTACGATCACTCAATAGCAATAGTATTGAATTAAGGCAAAAGGACTTCTTTAGTAGGTGCAATGTCACGCCCCGATCTCGGGGAGCGCGATCGACGCTCAATCGAGATACCCCGGTTAAGCAAGCCTactagattccttctacccaaccttgccggttaacaatataataatcagtacaagtgatagacatgagaagagtcaagtgttccgcattctttttccattactaaaggatattcatttatgatttccaaaatattacaagtttatagatatgatgaaaaacagGTTTGCCAAAATACCAACACTtactagtttaattcccaacatcaaacaccacgcacaacctgtctacggagcctctaagtacaatagaagagtagtatgaaagTGTCGGAGATAAgcccccagctatacctcaaaacataaagtacaatatcaaatgacatgaagcccggaatagagtagggcccACCAAAATCTGTTGAATAGAGAGTAATtgctaacgaggatcaaaacCGCCCGCTGACGAACCACCGACacccattgaagatgcagcgcccccgacaaaagagacgttagtacatatgaaatagtactagtatgaaaaccaaaacacCTATTCAAGGACTTAGAAATACAACAAGAacatgatgaatcatggtaacaataaaagtCTTAGTTAGCCGTTAAAGCCACAACAAATTTATTAAAGCTTTCAATAAACTTTATAAATCCTTAAGTCGAGgatcctctacaactacctttacacaaAACGGCCCTAGCGCCTCACCataatgtatgtgggtggaggtgtaatcacgaTACCCTAAAcgctacacaaagcggccttgccaccttaccccaatgtatgcaggtggaggtgtatcacaataccacaatccctacataaagcggccctgccgcctcaccccaatatatgcgggtgaaggtgtatcacaataccacaatctctacacaaagcggccctgccgccttaccccaatatatgcgagtgGAGGTATACGaaaataccacaatccctacacaaagaggACTTGCCGCCTCaacccaatatatgcaggtggaggtgtatcacaataccacaatccctacacaaagaggCACTGTCACCTCAcctcaatatatgcgggtggaggtgtaatcacaacaCCACAACTCTAGATTCCCAAAacgataatagtttgtacaaGGGGTTCTCTTCCAATCAACTGTTTGGCACGTTTGACCTTAGCAAGGGTAGGTTCATAAGGTTTCATCATATGAAAAATTAGTGTTCGGTTACATTGATTTAATACATAGTTTTCTTCCCAAGAagggggtataacataattaaatCACAATAGAAAATTTGTAAGAcatcattcattcttgaaatactttttcccaaaaagggcaatacacaatttcaactcatgaacaTATAGGATCTCAAAACActttggaaatacttacaaagcatagcattaatTAAGACAACCACATTTGAGCATGGCCTGaacacataagcttttaggcacgtctattttcgaagtcaatttgggatagttgaatcaaggcctaTTTAATAACCTttatcacatcatttcatttcctcaacaccattggccacaagtataactttcattcttggcacgttggccacactttatatctccaacccatttctttcactttcaagtatccttatagattatcaataaCATGGAATTTCCACTCAAGACTTTAATACATATTTGAGCAACTAACCAAATTAAGGATtttaggcacatgtgatttcttacacaatttgacatGCTAGTTTTCATTAGAACCACGTTTCCAAATCATAACATATTAACACATAACCCACGCTTAATCaccttctcaaatagtaactcaacataacaagtaCATTTGGACTACAAATTGAACGCATATATCtcttgacacaaggcttattcgaaataatcaatttataatgagcaacacgggacttacaaggacattgtggggttcaattctgaaagaggagtttagccaatatacctgGAATTCATCCCTTAATAATACTATGACgttccaccacactaaacaacttcaatctacaacaatgaaacacaattgcaccaatattagcaagatttctGTACTAtaagtcatttagactttttatcaaacatctaatgTGCATATTTTTCTACAACCTCGttcaatggaatttcttcacctaacaaccacCTTCCACACCAATGATCCACCTCATAACTTCCATTAGACATGCATGCCCAACACTTCACTCCCAACCCATAAATGTTGTCAATCaattcattttacaatctctacaataccaacacaacctaggttaggcacttatggcttccaatcaccatcccatgagtcgcaacacatatttcatacataaTTAATCACCATAGATTAGTTAGAGATGGTATACATACCTCTTATAGTGAATCTCTTGAGAATCCCAACTTGTAGTGTTCTCGACCAATTTGGGGATATGAATAGAAatctatggatcttcaagattaatccttgttagtataagtgtttaggagtagtaatcaactcaaaatactccaaaaacattaccttggttcatgggagggaaATAAAGGACAAATTCCCCTTGATAAAGTAATCCCTAGCTCAAAGAATTGACTTAGCCACTCTTTCTACTCGGCCTTGGGGGTATTTATAGGACTCCTAAGTGCGCGGTCGTGCACCTGGGCAAGTGACCGCACATTTGGCCTCGCACACAAGGCAAAATACCCTCCAATATGCGCGATCGTgcatctgggcgcgcatatgGCATAGTTccggtaaaatggccataacgttctgtataaatatccaaaagaCAGACgatttgatgcgttggaaactagactcagaggtatttaatttgataggtagataatCACCTAAGTCTTTATACTGTGGGAGTTCTATTCATTTGAAATCAGGTCTTGTGCTAATtgaaacatcctttccacttaatggatccaacttgttccacacaggttcttgccattcacaaaactccttagtatgttctaacacaccttaaacatatattttcattgAAAAATGatctggttctatcccatggttctcctttaatactcgaatacgTTATTCCTGAATACCGTTGGctcactttaaaatattaaatcattagGAATTTTTTAACATGGCCTTACATGCAAGTTTGGCCTAAGGTCTTCTTCAATTAATGCTCCAAAACCTAGAATATTTCGGTTAAGAAAATCCTCTCCCATTTAGGCTCGGTATCGTTACTTGACTCCAACTTGCAACCTTCTTTTTTTCCCACGAGTATTTTTTACatatgcatattatttttattgcATGAAGTCCACTCGCACGGGAATGCCGACCTTTGTGGACATGTATAGGATCTTTTAAAAATCCCTATTCGCACGGGAATGCCGACCTTTCCCGTCTGACTTACTTTCTTCAGCTAGCCTACTGCAAAGCTGGTTCTTTTGAAGTTTAACTTTCACATCTTGTCTTATCTGCACAACAATATTGCAACACGCCAGACTTGAACATGAAACCTGATTCTTAACAGagtttgttaatcatcaaaacataataTGTGCTTAGCTCAACAAACATTGGGATGAGGTGAACAGTTAGGAAACTAGGCTTTGGTTGGTGAGAAGAACTGTGTTAGTTCAAATTCTCAAGAATTCTATGACCAATATCTAATGACATTTCTAATTGAATAATGTAGTTTTCTAATCAAGGCATTCTAATATTATCCATCTAATTGGCATTCGTGATAGCTCACCATGGTCAAATTCAACTTTTTAGGTGTTATGGTTAATTAGCAAGGTGTATTAATGATTCAATTGGCCGGTTAATAACATATagttatgtcacgaccctaaattctactaagccgtgatggcacctaacccaacccgctaggtaagccaaataatttAAGTTATAACTAAATTGAGAAATCAACAATATATATAATAGAAACTACAATCGAATTCAATACAACtaccccaaggactggtagtacaagtcatgagtcactatgatttagatttacaaaaccgatatgaagaataaatacaatatctgtttgaagtttacataaacagaactgaaatccaaaactaccatgaataagaggtaGCTTGAATCTGGAATGCGGGTACGTCTTCAATGCAAGGCTTTGTCTTCCACAGCTGTGCAGATAATAAGCAAGAAAAACAAGGCAAGAGATATGTCGAATAATGGTAAGAGCATCAACTGGAAAGCTATGGAGCAAGTTAACAGACACGACAAATAAGACATAACCTCATAACCATTTCTATGAAGGAAACAATAATCATGAAGTACGCGCAAGGATCATAACCAAACGTTACTAACAAATACCGTTGCAACCTGCAGCCCAATCCCAATCTCAATTAACACTGTTAAGGTGTACAACCCTATCCCAATATCAATAAACAATGTTGTAGGGCGTaatccgatcccaatatcaataaacactattacggcgtgcaacccgatcccaatatcaattaacacagttgcggcgtgcaagccgatcccaatatcaattaacactgttgcggcgtgcaacctgattccAATATCAATACACAAATATATATACCGTTCATATGAAATTGGCCAACAATAACCAAGCACGGGAAGGTTCATAACGTAACACCAAGAAAACGAACACGCGTAATTCAACTAGGGAATTCAAACTCAAACCAAGTAAGATGAGCAACACAACATCCCAGAGATAGTCTCCCACATGTAAAGACAAAGCTCCCACAAAGCATAATAAGTGAAATACATATAGCAAGTGGAGgcatgaaataagtaaaggcatatTGCAAGTGAAGGCAGGTAGTAAGTGAAAGCATGTAACAGGTCAAGACATCTAATGAGAAAATCATATAACAAATAGAGGTATGTAACATGTATGGGATAATAACAAGTAAGACATGAATTCGAAGATGACATGTAGCAGAAGTAAATCAAGTAAAAGCGCATGAGTAACAATAATAAACAAGGTAAAAGCATAGCTATAACAGTAACGTGCCAAATGGGAAACACAGAGGTCACTACATAAGGAACACAAACGGGAAAGTAACATATAAAAAAGTCAAACATTAATAGAAACCAAGGTAGAAAGTAAGTAAGTGTTTAACGAATGAGTAATCATAACAAGAATCCAACTCCCATTCTTCTCACATGGTAAGAACCAACCGACCAATCCTAGTTCACATCGCACGCCAATACCCATCGTGCCAACATCATATCAACTACACGAAAATATCCATCGTTCCAAACATAGCCCTAAGGCCCCAATCATCATCTCTTATTAAAGATAAAGAAGCTCAAGTAACATGACAATAATAGGTATAGATATAGGTTCATGATACTATGATCAAGTTAAATATGCAAACGAATCTAAAAAACAACACATTAAATCATTTTTAAGATGTCATATAttctaacatgatttctaacacagtTAATTGATTTTATTAGTCATCGAATTCAATGAAGCATAAGTTAAGGGATCACCAAGTtcaacaaaataacaaaaaaacaTATAATTCCCCCTCTCGAGCATGgaaaccctggcacatgcatacacgctcgtcacctcatatatgcatcACCCTCGCTCgtagcaaacaatatcatttagtaaaaaaaattctcccaacaaagctaggcaagatacttacctcttttcggaacacaacaacaatcaaccacaacttttcctttagaacaagcctccaaaccaattgaatctagccaaatatcgttcaaacaattcaaaacaatCTTTAGAAACTAACCACGAGTTAAAAAGTTTCGATTTTGATCataattgaaaaagtcaacaaatatTCAACCTGGACCCATGAAGTCGAAATTCGGGATTCAAACCAAATTCCGATTACCTATTCACCCCTAGGCCGGATATGTAATTTGTgttgaaatctgacctcaatttgaggtctaaatctctgttttacaaaatccctaaattctacccaaaacccctaaatTCTACCTTGAAATTCTTAGATTTGataaaattaatgaaaaaataattaaaattgattgaaaataagtTAAActtgcttaccaatgaatttgagAAGAAAATGCTTTTCAAAAATCGCCTTTAGAGAGTTTAGGATTGAacaatggtgtaaaatgagctaagtcccgattttTCCAACTTTTACCAGCTGTAGGTATCGCAATTGAGaactcttgttcgcaattgcgatcatcgcaaatgcgaaccactgatcgcaattgcgatcagtgGCTGAGCTACACAATTATCGCAAAAACGAAggaaacctcgcatttgcgactcatgGGCAGTTCGTAAATGCGGTCaattcttcgcaaatgtgaagctgcCCCCAAGTCTACAGTGTCGTGAATGCGTCTTCACCATCGCAAAAGCGCAACCCACCAtgtccgcaaatgcgatgctAACTTTAATGTAAAGTGCTAGCCCCCAGCTTCTCTGTGCAAATGTGATACCTTGACCGCAAAAGCgatactcgcatttgcgagtaggACCTTGCAAATGTGAGATCTGCAGACCCTCAGTACCAACAAAATTCCAACAGTAGCTCATACCATTCCTAAAcgtgtccgaaactcatccgaaccCCTAGGGTTCCAATAAAGATTGACACATAAGTGAATtacatcatacaaactcactcACTATCTCAagtcatcaaaataacatcaaatatcaagaatcgatcatcaaaactcaaaattttaactttgaaactcatttttcaaaatttttacatAATGCGCCAATACGTTCTCGGGTCACTCAGGACCCCAACCAACATgtgtacaagtccaaaaacattaTACAAACCTATCAAAATCATTAAAACACTGATCCAAAGTCGTTTACAAGGacgttgaccgtggtcaactcaagcctcattttaagtcaaaaattacATTTTCTTTAAAAAGGACATTTATATTTTTCGAATATCATACAGACCAAGCACGCAAGTCATCAATAATTAAATAGATCTATGAAAAGTCTCAAAGCACAAAAAGGAAAGCTagtattcaaaacgaccggtcgagtcattatattctcccccacttaaacatacattcgtcttcgaatgtgccaagagtcgttcAAAGCCATCAACTAGATGAATTAACTCATCATACCCATACCCATACCCATGAGTGATCCCGTTCCACCTTAGTCC is drawn from Nicotiana tabacum cultivar K326 chromosome 9, ASM71507v2, whole genome shotgun sequence and contains these coding sequences:
- the LOC142163940 gene encoding uncharacterized protein LOC142163940; amino-acid sequence: MDEPPDAQEGQSTVRSPLFNGKYYGWWKERMRDFMKGEDLELWDIVKKGPDIPMLFDDKGIPTGPKPREKYFKEDVKGVQKNSKAKKILIYEISPNKYNILSASRDAKAIWDALQCAHEGTSQVKKSNVDMLTRQYELFKMKEGKTILEMLSRFTTIINELISHAEVILRNKIVRKILSILPPSWDSKVNAITEARNLNAMTLDNDWKPGDL